In Montipora foliosa isolate CH-2021 chromosome 9, ASM3666993v2, whole genome shotgun sequence, the DNA window TCACCACAGAGCTTGGTGCTCCCTGGACCCTGTGTACAAAGGCAGCTGGGAAAATTGCCAGTAGTCCTAATTATGCTTCTGTAAAAGTGCAAATGACTTATTAAATCAGTCATAAATCATTTGATTGTCTTATTTATGCGTTCATAACCTCAGTAATTCCAAAGCTGTCCGAAAAAACCCGACATCTGAAATCCACGAACTGTCCAATTTGCCGTTTCGGCAATGCTGGTGCCTTCTTCAGGGTAGCCTTAAGAGGGCAGCATCGCCGAGATGTCGGTTAAGACTCTTAAATTAACAGCGTCAGTCTTACAAGTTTCAAATTTACATTTGGTAAAATATTACCCGAGAAACGCAAATGTCAAGATTTGAAGGAGGGCTGAAACTGGCGCAATTTGTAAACTTATTAAGAACACTTTAACATTCGGAGGTCGAAAACCCGACTGTGATACATCGTTAGAGGCAGAAGGACGAAAGTAAATGACATGGACTAAATCTCTGACTAACACGTTTAGCGATATGCCACAGTACTCATTTGGGCATCGGGAACTTAAagttttcttaaaaattgtgcCAGATTTAGCCCTCCATCAAATCTTCACCCCAATGTTTCTCAGGTAATATTTTATCAAACTGGACAGTacttaatgagtttttgaaataTGCCAGTTTTGGTACTCTGTCAAGTCTTTAAAAACGTTTCACGCAAAAAGTTGTATTGAATTGGACTTTGAGTCAGTCAGAGATTTCAGCCCATTTCATTTTACTTTCTTCTTGCCCGTCGTCCTGAGTCTGGCGATGTAACACAGTCACGTTTTCCACCAAGGAATCTTAAAGCATCTTAACAAGTTTTCAAATGGTGCCAGTTTAAGCCCTCCTTCAACTCTTCACCTCTGCGTTTCTTGTGTaatattagggactttacgGTTCACGAcacggtcgtcaacgagaacgccacgaaacagcaatatcattggttaaaagaggaaacgtAATCGTGCTGAacgtgtggcacgcattttagcacaaattcgTGCGGTACTCTGTACAACAactacgtgaaatcaccaaacttCAGGTTTTGACGGTAACGCGAGcattcaaatgtgaatctttcattgtctatttttaCTCCCAAACCGCTcgtgccaatttatttttaggacacttcacccacattgtacgacgcgaacgagatggcctaacggcgagaaacttacgatagtgcaaagttatattttgaggtgacgttttcgtcaacgtcgccgtcgtagatcgtaaagtccctattttACCGAACTGGACAGTGCATGAATTGGAGATTCTCGGTCAAGACATTTTTCCTTCTTCTCGTACAACTTCCCGGTATAGCGATGTGCCACTCCCGCCATTTCGGTTACGGAATCCGAAACTATCCTTAATGGGTTTCTGAAAGACGCCAGTTTAATCTTCACTTTTGTAATTCGATAGCGTAATTCTTTCGAATTGGACAGTGCATGGGTTAAAACTCCTTTCTCATGtctatttctcttttttgtgcCTAATTGCGCCTTTACCGATGTGCCACAGCCGCTTTGTGGGACTTGGAATCCTAAACTATGCATAGATGCAAGTTTTGTTCCTCTGTCACATCTTAAAAAGTGGTTTTCACGCAAAACATTCTATTGAATTCGACTTGGCGTCAGTCAGAGATTGAAGCCCATATTATTTCACTTTCTCTCTTGCGCGTCTTCCTGAGTCTGGCAATGTGCCACAGTCGTGTTTTCCGCCTCGGAATCTTAAAGTATTCCTAATAAGTTTTAAAATACTGCTAGTTTTAGCCCTCCTACAAATCTTTACATCTGCTTTTCTCGGGTAGTATTCTACCAAACTAGACAGTGCGGGGATGGGAGATTCTCGCCcaattcatttttctttcttttcaatcAACTTCCCGGGTCTAGAGATGTGTCACTCTCCCCATGTGGCTTTCGCATTCCGAAGCTATCCTCAATGAGTTTCTAAAAAGTGCCAGTTTAAGCCTTCCGTATAATTTTCACACTTGTACTTCGAGAGTGTAATTCTCTCGATGGAATTGGACAGTGCATGGCTTAAAACTTCTTTCTGATgtcatttttccattttttttttgtacataaTCGCGCCTTTACCGATGTGCCACAGCCACGTTTTGGGACTTGGAATCCTAAACTATGCTCAATGGGTTTTTGAAACAAGTTTCAGCACTCTGTCATATCTCTAAAAGCGTTTTTCACGCGAAAAATTCTATTGAATTTGACTTTGCGTAAGTCAGAGATTCAAGCCTATATTATTTTACTTTCTCTCTTGCGCGTCTTCCTGAGTTGGTGCATAATCGCGCCTTTACCGATGTGCCACAGTCGCGTTTTGGGCCTTGGAATCCTAAACTATGCTTAACGAGTTTTGGAAATATGCAAGTTGTGGCCCTCAGTCACAACTTTAAAAGTGTTTTTCACGCGAAaaagcgggcaagttgaactgagccaATAAccgtttcctctgtgatggttctttgaCACGaaatattcccaagcggtctcccgtcgaagtactagtCTCGCTCTAcaggatgttgaaaggaattttttaatGGGAAACATAACCCTCTGCATTTTCACTAATGCCATTTCCGGTGTAAGGtcaaagaaccatcacagaggaaacagttattggCTCAGTCATGGCGGAAAGAGGCCGGGTGGTGAAAAGAGCGGGTCCTAGCGAAAAGGTGTGATGAAGTAGACTGGGGTCTACTAAAAACCTTTTCAAAATGACGGCAAGTGTTGAGGTCGGCGACTTACtcgaagaattggaagaattgtttttacaggacatcacatacgacttttttgatttgaacgagggaaaaaaaatttcacatGTTCCAGACACATAGCTGAAGTTAATGTAACAAACAGTTCCctccgtttctgattggttctctcctATGATCTATGGTCTTTAGGTAAAtccaagtgttttgattggtgctttcttgttcagGACTTTGCCATGCAAGCCGTTTCCATGGAAAAGGTTATAAGCCatgattttttttacattttgtttatattctgtTGACAAAGCAAAGGAACTCATTTAGTAAAAGGTGAGTATTTTTACGACTCATGCTGTGTTTTGAAGGAGCCAATTGCAAAAGGCAAGTCAAAATACAAGTAACAACTTGGAAATATTAGGCTCTTACTAAACGAGCTGGAGGGCCATAATGGGGAATATTGGTTGAACATTGTGCAACTAAAGATGATCAAGGTGCAATATTCCTCAGTATGGTTTGGGAAAGCTTGGttagaaagtagtttatcatatggtactcgggccatggttgtttcttgaattttttgcttttcaaaaacaataattattacacagCTTATGACCACTTCCAAAGAAATGGTCGGCATAGCAAAATCccaaccaagaaagaaccaatcataATGCTTGCATTTACCTCAAACCTACCTTACCGCAGGAGGAAAAGCTGACAGAGCAAGCAACCCCACCCTTAGCTCAAGGTCTAGATCTGCCACTGATTACTACAATATTTTCTGTAGTTGAATGATAATTGAGCTAATTATGTGCCTTACTGTGAGTACAATAGTTGTGCAAAGTTTAATTATGTCTTTAGAAATCAGTTATGTTCAGAGATATTATTGGCACAGGATTTGGGTAAGGTGTTTTTTAGTGTCATTATTGAGAACTTACTGAACACAGGCAGACCAGAGTGCACCTCAGGTCTAAATGACATACCTTCATAGCTTATTAGCTTATTAACACCTATTACCATTAATTAACTGAAAATGAAAGTCCTGCCTTCACTGTGTGACATtgcaaatcttctaatttgcataatctaaagaaaaaaatttaaactggaaataagaaccaagATATTACAAACTCATAAATGCTATCGccctcattttttgaatgacctttacaaaAGAGTGATAAATGCATTTTTGGATTATAGGCTCTATAACTCAATAAGACTGGAATTTTGCAGAGTGATtaagcatttgaacaaaaaaccCTCTGAGGGGAGTGTGAATGTATGGCAAAAACCTCTGTTGAGGCTATTCCTCAACAATAGTTTCCCTATTTATTAGTCCATGCCAATCCTAACGATGTACCGGCATGCGGCGGGAGCTGATATTTGTTTTGTGAACCTGACCGTGATTTTGCTTGACTAACTTCCAACTGCGAATCGATTTGTGCTTACTGTAGTGACAGTGTTCTCATCAAATGGTGAGTAAAAACTCGCTTCCCGTCAGTTGTTTCATTCAGAGTGTAATTCTTGTCGCTTGTTATACCAAATGAGAACAAACATTtgcaagtgctgtgaaaattgGGTGCGTCAATAAATCGACTGTTGTGTTCAAGACAGCTTCGAGCGTGTACTTATTTCCCGAACACCAGTTTTTGTAAAACCCATTTGGATTTCATTACCAGTGCTTTTTGGTGGGACTTGTGGTTGTCTCCGTGGTGAAAAATTGTGTGGAAACTAACTTGATTCATCGGTCGCCGATCAAAGCTGAAATACCGCTTCGCATTGCGTCATGACTCAGGAAGGAATACTTTACGAACGATTGGAAAAACTGGAAAGGTCTCGCAGGGGACATTTGTCGACAATGACAAGATTGTGGAATGAAATAGACGAAAATCTGAACGACTTCAGCAACGTTGTGAAGGTACGAGCTGAACAATCCCAACTAAATAAGGCGTGGGAACAGTACTGTGTTTGTTGTGGTAAATACGCTGATTTGCTTGATGATTCGTGTGAGAAATGCCAAAGAGTTTTGAGCGACCGTGCCGTTCAATACTCAAGAATACAAACTTACAATAGTAAAAttgaacagtttgccattagtgCTGCTTCCTTTTACAATGTTCAGGTGTCTGAAGATGTGAAGGTATTAAAGAAAATCTCCCCAACCAATTCCGTTCATTCCTTTTCAAGTCAAACATCAAAATTAAGTATATCAAGTTCTAAAGCTCAAAGGGCTAAGATCCAAGCAGTGAAAGCAGTATTAATCCAGCAGCAAGCTGAAGAAAGTAGTAGAAGGGCAGTTGAACTTGAGGTGAAAAGGGTTGAGATGGAGATAAAGCGCACTGAAATGGAATTACAACATAGATTAGAATTAACCAAATTAGAAGCCGAAAGCGAGGTCGCtgctgcaaagaatcaagcggAATTAGCCAAGTTAGAAGCATTTCTAGCAGAACAGCAGGTCTCTGATTTACCCAGTTGCGAGAAAGGTGCTAAGTGGCCCCACAAGCATGACATGAACTTTTAGGGCATCGAAATCCAACCCCTGGAAGTGCCAAGTGTTACTTTACCATTCGTGACTACTACTAGTAGCAATCTTCATATGGGTCCAAGGGGAAACCCTCCTTTGACATCTACGCCTACTACAGAAAATCCCCTGACAACAAGCTCTACTCCTCCCATTGCCAAAATCCGCTTCAGACATCCAAGGAGTTAACTGAGCTAGCTCTAAATGTACAGTCAGAAAAGGTTCCAAGTCCTAATATACCTAAGCTGCAACAGTTGAACCCTCTCGCTGTGTCAACCACAACCCTCGATCCAGTACCGCAGCCAGCCACTTCCACTCGCCCAGCCCCTTCAAGTGTCATGGGATCTGTGAGCAATGAAAGCCGTGTTGCTATTACGTCCTCAATGGAGAGGATGAGTGTATCACATGACCTCCCACCTGTGCAAGTTCATAAATTTGATGGTTCCTCTGAGCGGTATCCAGCCTTTCGGCAAAGATTCAAACAACTGGTGGAAACAAGACCACTTGATGATTCAGTTAAAATGACTCGTCTGTTACAGTTTTTAGAGGGACCAGCCCTACTTGCAGTGCAAAGATATGAGCCAATGCCAGGTGGTCTGTCAAAAGGCTCTTAAAACGTTAGAGGATCGATTTGGGCAGCCATTCCAAGTAGTGAGGGCATGTATTGAATCCCTTACCAAGGGGCCTGCTATGCAAGCCAGTGACAACGACAGTTTACAACGCTATGCTGATACAGCCCAAGTTACCTACGATACCCTAGAGTCCATTGGATACCTTAGTGAAATGAACGCAGGTAATCTTGAGAAAGTCATTACACGGTTACCCAGGTGGATGCAGGCCAACTTTGCTGAGCATCTGAAGAGTCTTGAGCGTAAAGGACAACTGATGCTAAGTTTCGGGGATGTTGTGGATTTCCTCAAGGAAAGAGCTTATGTCTTGAGCCATCCCTTCTTTAGTGTTGGGTTGAACGAAGCTGCGCCTACCAGAGTCAAGCCTACGGAGAGAAAGTCAGTGACCACAAAGGCATCCACTTATGTGACCATGACAGCAAAGCAGGAATCCTGCGTAATGTGCCATGAGCCCCATCGGCTGTACCACTGTGAGGCGTTTAGAGCCAAGTCCCCTCGAGAGAGAGCTGAGTTTATGAAGAAAGGAAAGACTTGCTTTAACTGTATTAACTCGACAGAACATACAGCTAGGAATTGCGGATCTCTTAATCGATGCCGGGTGCAGGGCTGCGGCAAGACCCATCACACGTTACTGCATTTCACTGACACTCGCGGAAGTGCAAATCAAAGAGCCCTCTCTCAGCATCGAGAGGTTGTCAACCAGAACTTGGTGCCAGAACAAGGCACCACGTCAACTTGCTCCACGTCAGCGTCAGTTGGCCCCTGTGAGGTGTTGCTGCAAGTCATTCCACTCAAGGTGATGAGCAGTGCTGGCTGTCAAATTACAACTAATGGTCTAATAGACGCGGGCTCCGACATCACGATGATTGACCCGTCCCTTGTGGAGTTATTATTACATAAAGGGATCGCCCAGTAAACTTTCACTGATGACATTGCACAGTGTTGATGCTGAAGAAGTAGGAATGAAAGTAGATTTCAAGATTGGTTCGGTTGATAGCCAGAATGAAAACGTGATTGACGTGAAATCAGCTTGGGCGATCAAGGACTTAACAATTCCTCTAAAGCATACCAGAGTCATAAGGTCAGTGGCGCAGTGGCCAGATTTACACCATGTGTGTTTTCCGGATGTGGAGAGAAAGAAGATTTCTGTGTTGATTGGTACCAACCTCCAAGAAGTTTTCATACCACTTGAGGTTCGAAGAGGCATACGTAATGAGCCAGTTGCTATTAAGTCGTGTATTGGATGGAGCATTCTTGGTGGTTCGCCAATTGTGCAAGCCTCTGGTTGTGTTCAAATTAATCTTATCAGTGGACAAGATGTTTCTTTAAATTACAAGTTGGAAGAGTTTTGGAAAGGTGAGTCGTATGGCACTACCAAGAATGTAACTAAGCCCATGTCGGTAGAAGATCAACGAGCACTAAAGCGGATCAGTGACTCAGTCTGCAAACGAGACGGCCATTACCAGATGGATCTCTTGTGGAAGGATGATAACCATTTGCTACCCTACAACCGAGTACTCGCTGAAACAAGATTGCAGCATTTACAGAAACGCTTCGGTCGTGATCAGGTGTTAGAACTGAAGTACAGAGCTGTGATTGAAGACTGCGTAGCCAAGGGTTATGCAAGAAAACTCACCAAGGATGAAGTAGGCAGCATCAGCGACACCACTTGGTACCTTCCCCACCACCCAGTAACGAATCAAAACAAGCCTGGCAAAGTGAGAGTGGTATTTGACGCAGCCGCAAGATTTGGTGGTACGTCTTTGAATGAGCAACTTGTGCGAGGGCCCACTCTGACAAATGACTTAACAGGCGTGTTAGTCCGGTTTCGAGAAGACGAGATTGCCTTTTCTGCAGACATCGAGAGTATTTTTTACCAGACGTATGTGACTCCACGTGACACGGACTCCCTGAGATTCTTGTGGTGGCCTGGAAGTGTAGACAATCCACGCGAGGATTACAAGATGTTGGTCCACATCACCCTATTGTGCAAATAAAGCTTTGAACCTGACAGCACAAGACAATGAAGAGACCTATTCCCCTGAAGTCATCAAGGCAGTTCATAGAAACTTctatgttgatgatgtgttaaAATCGGTTCCGACGCCTGAACAAGCCGTTCACCTCGCATCAGACCTAGTCAAGTTATTGAAGGAAGGTGGCTTTCGTCTCACAAAGTTTGCGAGTAACAGTCGTGAAGTGTTACAATCAATTCCATCCGAGTTGAGAGCAAGTCCCAATCTGGACCTAGATCTGGACCAGTTACCAACGGAACGAGCATTGTGTGTGTACTGGGATGCGCAATCCGATACTTTCAAGTTCAAAACCATAGCAATGTGTAAGCCGTCTACCAAGCGGGGAGTACTTTCAACGGTGAGCTCTCTGTTTGATCCATTGGGGTTCCTCTCTCCCTTCGTGTTCTCAGCCAAGATCCTGTTGCAAGAACTCTGGAGAAAGAAGCTCCCATGGGACCAAGAAATCCCAGAACCGTACCTCACGCAGTGGCGAAGGTGGCTTGAACAGTAACCGCACGTCATCACAATCGAGATTCCAAGGTGCTACAAGACCCACACCCTTGGCACACTGGTGACGGTTCAACTACACACCTTTGCTGATGCCTCCCAGCATGGCTATGCTGCTGTGTCCTACTTAAGATTTGTTGATGAGCGTGAAGTGACCCATTGTTCCTTTGTTATGGGGAAAACCCGAAATGCACCCATAAGGGAGTGGGCAATCCCTCGGCTTGAGCTACAGGCCGCAGTGTTGGCAGCAAGTATGAGCCAGACAATCCTGAGGGAACTTGACTTCCAAGTCCATGAAACGTACTTCTGCTCTGACTCCATGACATCCTTACAATACATCAAGAATGATACGCGTCGATTTCAAACCTTTGTCGCGAATCGTGTGTCTGAGATTCACGAAACAACCTCTCCTGAACAGTGGCATCACATTCACGGTGTTATGAATCCAGCTGATGAAGGCTCAGGTGGTGTCAGTGCTGAGTATTTCCAATCAGATTGTCGGTGGTGGACAGGCCCGGAATTCCTCTGGCAACCAGAACATACATGACCATCAGTGTCTGTGAGAGAACTACAAGATGACGACAAGGAACTTCCAAAGTCCTCAAACGTCCTGTTAAGCGCAAACATGTCGCAAGTTGATCTCCTTTTGCAGCGTCTTTCATCCTGGCCCCATTTATTGCGAATGATGTCTTGGGTGCTGCACTTTATCAAGCGGTTTCGGAGGGAAACCCATAACGCCGTACCTGTAATGACCCCGACTCTTTCGGAATTACAATCGGCAAGCAGAGAAGTTGTGCTCGTTGTCCAGCGAGAATGCTTTCATGAAGAGTATGTGGCTCTTAAAGGGGGTGGAAAAGTAAAGAGTAATAGCAAGCTAGCCAATCTAAGCCCAATCTTGGTTAATGATGTCATTCGTGTTGGCGGAAGAATTCATCGTGCACCCATTGCATTTGAAGCGGCTCACCCTGTGGTCCTTCCGAAGAGTCACCCGGTGTCCACGTTGATAGTTCGTTACTACCATCATATTCTGGGACATTCTGGTTGAGAGCATGTGTTGTCTGCGGTACGTCAGTGTTATTGGATATTGAGAGCTAGATCGCTGGTTCGCCAGGTGTTAAATAAGTGTGTGAGTTGCCGTAAGCGTAACGCGCCTGCTATGCAGCAAGTGATGGCAGATCTTCCAGCGGAGAGATTGGTACCCTATCAGCCACCATTTACGTACACGGGTTTAGATTTTTTTTGGACCCTTCCATGTGAAACTCGGGCGAAGCCTTGTGAAGGTGTATGGATGTATTCTCGTCTGTTTCAATAGCAGAGCGATCAATCTTGAGGATGTTGGTTCGTTTATTCAAGCATTACGCCGATTCATTTCAGTGCGTGggagtcctaagaaaatatggtcgGACAATGGGACGAATTTTACGGGTGCTGAGAAGGAACTTAGTCGTTCAATTCAAGATTTGGATGATGGTACAATCAGGAGAGAACTGCACAGATATGAGACAGATTGGTACAGGTGCGCTGTTCCCGAGTGGCATTTTCAAGCTCCGACAGCAAGTCACATGTCGGGCGTCTGGGAGAGGCTCATTAGAAAAGTGAGGAAGGCTATCAAAGATGTTCTTGGTGACCGAGGTGCTTTTTCTGGGCGGGAAACCTTGCGTACCGTCTTCGCTGAAGTTATGTCTATTTTAAACAGCCGTCCTATGTGTCCCGCCAGCGATGATCCCAACGATATGGAGGCTCTTACCCCCAATCATCTCCTTTTACAGCGACGAAACCTGGTCGTACCTCCCGGTGTCTTCACCAAAGAAGAGCTGTACACGCGCAAACAGTGGAGGTACGTGCAGTTTCTCGCTGATTGTTTTTGGTCTCGATGGCTTCGGGAGTATGTGCCTACTTTGCAGCATCGCCATAAGTGGCTCCTGAAGAAGAGGAATCTAGTTAACGACCTCGTTCTTATTGTGGATAACAGTGTACCACGATGCCTCTGGATGTTGGGTCGTGTAACCAAGGTGTTTCCTGGCCAAGACGCATTTGTACGAACCGCAAAAGTCATGACAAAGAACTCAGTGCTTGTCCGTCCCGTGACAAAATTGTGCCTCTTTGAAGAAGCACCGTGAACTCTTGAACAATGAGAACTCTGAACCTTTAATGTAGAGAATGTCTAGCTTTCCGTTTTGTGCAGCCCCGCCCCCCGGAATGTTGAGGCTATTCCTCAACAATAGTTTCCCCATTTATTAGTCCATGCCAATCCTAACGATGTACCGGCATGCGGCGGGAGCTGATATTTGTTTTGTGAACCTGATCGTGATTTTGCTTGACAAACTTCCAACTGCAAATCAATTTGTGCTTACTGTAGTGACAGTGTTCTCATCAAATGGTGAGTAAAAACTCGCTTCCCGTCAGTTGTTTAATTCAGAATGTAATTCGCGGTTTATTTGTAGGTTTTTACGGCGTCTTCTTGTCGCTTGTTATACCAGATGAGAACAAACAATTACAAGTGCTGTGAAAAATGGGTGTGTCAATAAATCGAATGTTAAGTTCAAGATAGCTTCGTGCGTGTACTTATTTCCCGAACAACCTCTACTTCGTGCACGAAATacagatgacataaaataatggaaacaagCGACAAGAAACGATATCGCgccaaaatataaaatattatacagtggttaaacaataattatgttaccaTTTGTGTCTGGTGCCCCAAGAAggagccatattaaattaaacATAAACTGTCCAACTTAAATCAAGATCAGTATGTTGATCTCTTCTTGGAAGATGCTCATTTGATTGAGCAAGATGGAAACATAATTTCCTGTAGCTCATTTACATTGGTCTGCTTATTCTTGATAAGCCTTGATGATcgaggcagtgtggtccagtggttagggcgttgggtttgcatgcggctgctccgggttcaaatcccgttctaacctctggcttggatttgtttccggttgtccctgattcaactccaccacgctttgtaaatagccaactggttgcctcccgccagttggggttcttaataatgtttctgttaagtttgaattgttactttcaccttgttaacagtagagtgcctgtaaactagcttgatagctaagtgtacttccactataaagaaaGCCTTTCCATTTCCTTTTCATATATCGAAAGCAGCAAAACCATTCACATGATAACTGTAAGTGAAGGCTGTCAAATTTCGTGAACCTCCACACATTTGTCGCTGGGAGTGAAGAAAAGACTCAATATCCTGATGAAAGTTCTTAGGAATTACATATAAGTTTCCATATTCAGCTTTGAACTCATCTGTGTTGATATAAGCCACCactcaccggtggctcagttggttgagcatcatgGTGTCAcacgggaggtcgcgggttcgaaccccgacCGGATCAACACTcgggatcttaaaataactgaggagaaaatgctgcctttgtaatttcatctgcaaatgagttagactttcaagtcttcttagacaaggactataaaccgtaggcccagTCTCTCTTttttgggaatatctcgtgttgtagacttctatttgactctacattttgtcgttatatgacttgttttactttggttttctgtgggcattgagctaattagcacgcgcgcttgtaaaacttgtcgtcacaattcaagctttagaaaatgacattccatggaatcgaatcggggaaaagctttgtttactcgagtcccggatgttgaaaggaatttttgaacgggaaacattaactctctgcattttaccaatgccattgccggtgaagggttaaagaaccatcacagaggaaacagttatttgctcagttcaacttgcccgctcaaaacacacaacaagaacggactttcttccgtctacgaccataccacaggcaaaaaaccgggtctcgtccgatccccgtagtcaaatcctgtagggcgagagtagtacttcgacgggagaccgcttgggaatatctcgtgttgtagacttctatttgactctacattttgtcgttatatgacttgttttactttggttttctgtgggcattgagctaattagcacgcgcgcttgtaaaacttgtcgtcacaattcaagctttagaaaatgacattccatggaatcgaatcggggaaaagctttgtttactcgagtcccggatgttgaaaggaatttttgaacgggaaacattaactctctgcattttaccaatgccattgccggtgaagggttaaagaaccatcacagaggaaacagttatttgctcagttcaacttgcccgctcaaaacacataacaagaacgggctttcttccgtctacgagcATACCATAGGCAAAAAAcagggtctcgtccgatccccgcagtcaaatcctgtagggcgagagtagtacttcgacgggagaccgcttgggaatatctcgtgttgtagacttctatttgactacattttgtcgttatgacttgttttactttggttttctgtgggcattgagctaattagcacgcgcgcttgtaaaacttgtcgtcacaattcaagctttagaaaatgacattccatggaatcgaatcggggaaaagctttgtttactcgagtcccggatgttgaaaggaatttttgaacgggaaacattaactctctgcattttaccaatgccattgccggtgaagggttaaagaaccatcacagaggaaacagttatttgctcagttcaacttgcccgctcaaaacacacaacaagaacgggctttcttccgtctacgagcATACCATAGGCAAAAAAcagggtctcgtccgatccccgtagtcaaatcctgtagggcgagagtagtacttcgacgggagaccgcttgggaatatctcgtgttgtagacttctatttgactctacattttgtcgttatgacttgttttactttggttttctgtgggcattgagctaatcagcacgcgcgcttgtaaaacttgtcgtcacaattcaagctttagaaaatgacattcgaTGGAATttaatcggggaaaagctttgtttactcgagtcccggatgttgaaaggaatttttgaacgggaaacattaactctctgcattttaccaatgccattgccggtgaagggttaaagaaccatcacagaggaaacagttatttgctcagttcaacttgcccgctcaaaacacacaacaagaacgggctttcttccgtctacgagcATACCATAGGCAAAAAAcagggtctcgtccgatccccgtagtcaaatcctgtagggcgagagtagtacttcgacggg includes these proteins:
- the LOC137971693 gene encoding uncharacterized protein, whose protein sequence is MSQCQVVCQKALKTLEDRFGQPFQVVRACIESLTKGPAMQASDNDSLQRYADTAQVTYDTLESIGYLSEMNAGNLEKVITRLPRWMQANFAEHLKSLERKGQLMLSFGDVVDFLKERAYVLSHPFFSVGLNEAAPTRVKPTERKSVTTKASTYVTMTAKQESCVMCHEPHRLYHCEAFRAKSPRERAEFMKKGKTCFNCINSTEHTARNCGSLNRCRVQGCGKTHHTLLHFTDTRGSANQRALSQHREVVNQNLVPEQGTTSTCSTSASVGPCEVLLQVIPLKVMSSAGCQITTNGLIDAGSDITMIDPSLVELLLHKGIAQ
- the LOC137971696 gene encoding uncharacterized protein; translated protein: MSQVDLLLQRLSSWPHLLRMMSWVLHFIKRFRRETHNAVPVMTPTLSELQSASREVVLVVQRECFHEEYVALKGGGKVKSNSKLANLSPILVNDVIRVGGRIHRAPIAFEAAHPVVLPKSHPVSTLIVRYYHHILGHSVRGSPKKIWSDNGTNFTGAEKELSRSIQDLDDGTIRRELHRYETDWYRCAVPEWHFQAPTASHMSGVWERLIRKVRKAIKDVLGDRGAFSGRETLRTVFAEVMSILNSRPMCPASDDPNDMEALTPNHLLLQRRNLVVPPGVFTKEELYTRKQWRYVQFLADCFWSRWLREYVPTLQHRHKWLLKKRNLVNDLVLIVDNSVPRCLWMLGRVTKVFPGQDAFVRTAKVMTKNSVLVRPVTKLCLFEEAP
- the LOC137971695 gene encoding uncharacterized protein codes for the protein MTLHSVDAEEVGMKVDFKIGSVDSQNENVIDVKSAWAIKDLTIPLKHTRVIRSVAQWPDLHHVCFPDVERKKISVLIGTNLQEVFIPLEVRRGIRNEPVAIKSCIGWSILGGSPIVQASGCVQINLISGQDVSLNYKLEEFWKGESYGTTKNVTKPMSVEDQRALKRISDSVCKRDGHYQMDLLWKDDNHLLPYNRVLAETRLQHLQKRFGRDQVLELKYRAVIEDCVAKGYARKLTKDEVGSISDTTWYLPHHPVTNQNKPGKVRVVFDAAARFGGTSLNEQLVRGPTLTNDLTGVLVRFREDEIAFSADIETQDNEETYSPEVIKAVHRNFYVDDVLKSVPTPEQAVHLASDLVKLLKEGGFRLTKFASNSREVLQSIPSELRASPNLDLDLDQLPTERALCVYWDAQSDTFKFKTIAMCKPSTKRGVLSTHGYAAVSYLRFVDEREVTHCSFVMGKTRNAPIREWAIPRLELQAAVLAASMSQTILRELDFQVHETYFCSDSMTSLQYIKNDTRRFQTFVANRVSEIHETTSPEQWHHIHGVMNPADEGSGGVSAEYFQSDCRWWTGPEFLWQPEHT